tcttgcccattcttctccacactaccttttggaaggggcaactataatcattatattttatttgacgttcaaaagtgccattttaggtggtctaattgaaataaatgatttgacttgacttaaGAGTCTAACTAAAAGCGGgccaaacgggcaggaggctcatctgatgttaatgTGATACTGCCGCTTATtgactcttttcttgaaggaccctatgACGAataggttcggaaatacttccgtgggagctggttccacatagtggttctGTTATTACAGTTTGACTACTTTAGGGTgaaaatctatatattatttgtatatacattTCATTTCCACATAGATGTATGCTTACTAGATAAACAATTGAATGGTAGGTGTGAAAataccataatatttttttcactaatgtaacatattacGATAGGAGTAGGTAAAGTCTGAGAAACTAATCAATAGAGTTTTGCTCTGATATTTCCCACAATTAAAACTTCTATATAAGCGTATAAACTTAGCTAATACAGTCACTCATATCCGTGATCTAACGAAGGAATTGGAAACAGTTAAATATTAGCAAAAATGATTAGGGTAagtcatataaaattttacttcgGTTTTAAATTTGGATTATAACAAGCTTTAATGTGTCAAAACTCCTGAATTTGCTTTTGGAATCGGAAACTTTGATGAGCCTAACAAAGCTAAAATTGAACAATTAAGTAACCAAACTGTTAAATATATCATCGTCAAATTAATTCATAAGTAAACTTgcggtttttatattattgaatattttgtttgGCTTCGAATTACAATATGATGCGGGAGTGAATTCTGAAATTATTGCAGCCTATTAATTTCTCTTTCAGTTATTATGTGCATTTGCACTGCTCTCAGTGTGCCAAGCAATATTTCCGTTGCACCATCATCATCACATTCCCACCGCGGTATCCCACCAACATATAGAGAAACACGACGGACCCCATCACCCAATCACAATTCATCACCCCGTGCCGATTCATCATCATGTACCTTTGGAGCACCATCATGTCCCAATTCACCATGTGCCGCATGTTCCACATGTTCCCATTCATCATGATCATTACGTAAGTATTCTTAGTTAATGTAGTAGTTTTATTTGTCATAATAACTTAACCAATTCCAACCGATGTGACTCCTGTAAAAGTGTATCCGCAGACTGACACTCGTATAATGCAACAGTTATAAGCAGTTAACAAGTGTCAAGCATAAAAGTTAGAGCCTTCTCAAAAtagcatatttaaaaaaaatactgaatagatatattataaaaaaattggctATATTCGAATACTatgaaaagtttatttattacttgttgttaagtaatttatatagatGGTACCTCTGTCACGTAATGCCAGTGAATTGATTTCAATGAATGACAGATTTCACACGTTGATGTCAAGATGtaatgacaattaaaacttatttaaaaagtgatctaataaattatgtaaacacATTACGTGCTACTCTATAGAATCTAGTACGTAAATGTCATCGATTCTATTATAATCTTTTGGAAAGTGTTTTTTTCCAAAAGCTGTTTTCTACAAACTAATTCATTGTTCAAGtctattatttaacataataaataacatcttaactgcttatttaaataaacatgtatttaataataattagaaatgCAATTTAAACAGGCGTTCCCTGAATACAACTTCGCGTATTCCGTACATGACCATCACACAGGTGACGTGAAATCTCAGCACGAGTTTCGTCATGGAGACGTTGTCCAAGGAGGGTACGAGCTTATTGAGCCTGATGGTAGGACCAGGAAAGTGGAATACAAAGCTGATGACCATACTGGGTAAATATAACGTCCGAATGCAAAATACCGCCTCTAtactttagttattatatccACCGTATAAGCAGCGTGCGCCGTGTGTCAGGTTCAAACAGCTGATCActtatcaatatatatttattaatgaaaacgTCTCAACAAtccagttttattattttcgaagtatttaactaattaactACTCTTAAGTGTACCATTGCTTTATTTTGGCGGCGAAATATTCTTCTCTTGGACAGGTATGCCCACAGATAGGCCGCGTCTCACCTAACATTAGGGGGGAATTACAGCCAAACTTCTGTTCAGTtctgtattaaaaaacttcTTAAACTAATTTCAGAGGTTAAATCCTTTTAACATGAAATCTTTATTAGCTTTGATAATCgctgatatattttatattattactaactGCCCCAGCAAACTTCGTTTCAACTTACTgcctagcctacctttttacctacctaatcacttaggggtttggaagaaagatagtagccgattctcagacttactgaatatgcgtaaaaaaaatcataacaatcggtcgagccgtttcggaggagtatgggaacgaacattgtgacacgaaaagtctatatatatagagattccGACATTTTGTCGCAAGAGAAAAAGGTTTTCGTATTTGCTCAATAGGTTCGTGACTTTCCTTTGAATTTCCCACTCTAGTTTCAAATAGCCTCGAATAATAGGACTAGAATATTTTCAATGCACAGTAATTCGGTTGAGAAATCGGTACTTGGTAACGAATAAACAAATGAGCCTTGTCGTCAGCATGTTCCACTAACGAGCCGTGgcgaatgtttaataaaatatttctttgttaaaCGTGATAAATAGGGTTTAAGATATCATAGATGTACAATTATTTGGTACATTTACACCGTGAAATTAGTACTTTAttagtgatattaaaagctaatattaagtataaaaggcaggcaacgcactcgcgagccctatGACATTaagaatgtccatgggcgacggtatcacttaacatcagatgagcctcctgtccgtttgctccctgttctataaatttttttttcttataaacaCGCTCATAAAATGTAAACATCATGTGGCAGTAGATCTTTttgggtctgggcctcagatttctgtatctgtttcatcatcatttgtcaatctattaggctagtaggtgatcagcctcttgtgcctgacacacgatgattttcttcaccgtttgtgcgaatgttaaatgcgcacatagaaagaaattctatTGGTGCATAGCatagagtcgcacgctgaagccacttggccaaaCTTCGATACttagaattatatatgtatagatatacaaattgtCTAATCATCCATCGATTGGTTAAAGCAAGAAAGGAATgtcgtattttaaaattaacttataaatactaatcatatatataataaataattttacaggtTTAACGCAATAGTGCATCACTCATCACCTCATCACCATTTCCACTTACAGCAACATCACATTTAAAGCCTCGAAAAATCTatgtaaattaagttttattatttatcaaatgaCGTAATAAATGTTAGCGCTAATATTGCTTGACCtttcatttcataataattatatttaacccTATATCATTATACGATTATATTTCGATTTGTGATTCGAAGGGtgtgttaaaaagtaaattcgtaggtactattaaatatatgtataacatcAAATATCTCAGAGAATCCTAATTTGTTTTTTCACCtagatacataatataatgtatttcaatttaatgGTAAAATAAGTGCTTCTAATTAACAGAGAATCCGATCATgcaaatacatatgtattatatttttaatcaagaCTAAATGTCTGAACCAAGTAATACCGGTTATTTCTAACAAAGCAGGCAAATTTTGGTTTCGTCTAGAATTAAAATCTAccttcattttaaaaaaaatagcaatTGAGGGAATGGTTTTCTACACTTGAAATGTgagacaaaataaagaaacagcaggtggtaGATGGCTGAGAGTGGCAGAGTGCAGTGTGGAATAATGGAATTAGCAGGAGGCCTTTGATAAAAAAGGGCATACAGATACCTACAAAAagattgaaatataaatgagtttaaatgtataagtatctgaattaaaagcctattattatttttatatacagattcaaaatttttattttgaatggaATTTATGCAAATTCCgtggaataattttattaaaggcTTTATCTTAACATCTTActgatttagatttttattcctgtgttaaaagttaatAGGCTAATGTTAAATCAGAATGCATGCGGCATACATGCATACATAACCAAACACGCACACAAAATAATGTTGAAACTACTATATTAAATGGGCGTTATACGCGATTCAATATAGAATAATACAGTTCTTCAACAATGATTGtggtaagtttttaattaaatttaaagtgttTTCTACCTTCACGAGTATGTGCAGCGTGATGGTCAACCCAGGGGTTACCCGATCGAATCCTGTAGCCAAATGAATATTTCGTTATTCAACCCTTATATGAAACGTGAAGAACAATTTTGTGGCATATGTTACACCTGACATCAACGACCAATTCCAAGACCAAAATGACggcaaatgtttaaaatgtgTCCCTGCAGAGATGTGGCACTGctgaattattattgttatatcgATACATATTTTCTTAGCATTTTCTTTCAATAGTACGGCTGTGTGTATTAAAGACCTCTGTATTTTGATTAACAGtgcatataattaattgtgtaTATGCTGTAGCGCTGTTtagattagtaaaaataattaataacaaatggCAGTGGTGAATTgtgtttaaattaagttatatatggttgtgtTTTAGTTACTGCTAATTGCTAGCGTAGCCACAATTTCTGCCGCTACAAATGAAGAGGCAACTTCACATACTCATATCAACC
Above is a genomic segment from Pieris napi chromosome 7, ilPieNapi1.2, whole genome shotgun sequence containing:
- the LOC125051028 gene encoding cuticle protein 18.6-like, producing the protein MIRLLCAFALLSVCQAIFPLHHHHHIPTAVSHQHIEKHDGPHHPITIHHPVPIHHHVPLEHHHVPIHHVPHVPHVPIHHDHYAFPEYNFAYSVHDHHTGDVKSQHEFRHGDVVQGGYELIEPDGRTRKVEYKADDHTGFNAIVHHSSPHHHFHLQQHHI